The sequence taaatttgctCAATTAACAcatataataattgttgaacAATTACCAAAAACTAAAAGTGGTAAAATCCAAAGATTAAtcatttctaaatttttaaatgataataattttaaattacctGATCATGTATTTGAAAGTCAACAAATATATacagatattaaaaatttatatttaaataatttataattcttatttatttagattaaattaattaaaattaagtacaaataaataaataaataaataaattataaaaatgacattctttttttttgttttgttttttgttttttattgtatATATAATTCCTTTTATTTATGTTTTGTTTGTACTAGTTTGactattaatactattattattattattattattatcttgtaATTGATGACATGAATAAATTTGTGGTGATGGATAAACGAAtatcttttcatttttagtttttggataagaaatatttgaattatttatacCGACTAAAGTTACTTTTGGAATTGGTAATGAGCCAGAGGAGATTGGAATTAAACCACAACTAAATTTAAGCTTTTCACCAACTGTATCactattaaatgaaaatgtatGTTTACTCTTACCAGATATCATCCAAATTTGTGAATCAGCAACTATATgatattgtaattgttgttgtttttgttgtttttcattaccgttatcattattactttctttttgttgttgttgttgttgttttaaatttgtaatttcaatttcaaaaagaaCTATTGTACCAACATAAGCCCTACTTTGAATTGATAGATCTATTTGATAAAGATAAGTTGGAAGCTCGATTTTAATTGGCCAACTAAATTCGTTTTGATCTCTCCATAATGATTTACATTCTCTAATTAATGGTCTATCTAAATCTTGTTGAGGCATTTTACTTGtatattttatctttaatttcaaatcatttttactatggttgttgttattgttgttgttgttattgtttccattactattactactatcaGTTGCTGATGAaggtgatgttgatgatgataaagattcattttcatactttttaatttcaaaaattaatgaaactaATTGGCCAGggtataaatttaaatttggtgcTAATGAATGATTATGATCTTTTactaaataatataaatttggtTGTTGTGAAGATTTTGAAGAGATTGATGAGATTGATGAActtgaagatgataatgataattgctgctgttgttgtaattgttgttgtaattgttgttgttcaggTGATTGATATTCTGAATCACAACCTTCTAAAGAATAAGAATTAAATTGAATCATATTTGGAGAATTACATTgtataatagtttttaagaataatctattatttacattaatGACAGATTCATCGATTGTCAATGgattaatgaataaaattgaagagaccaatgatgatgaaaatttttCTTTGGTTTGTTTTTGATGTTGTAATTCGATTCTAATTTGATGAGTGCAAGTATCGGTATTTACAGCCATCAATGGTAAATAGAATTCCAATGTTTGATTATAACCAATTTGAGATAATGGTAActtatcattaattaaatttattgttCTTGAGGAAGTTTCACAAGTTTTATCGTCACTCTGTATGATGATTACTGATGAAGTTGGTATTATAGTTGCACCAGTTGGTGAAGTGAATGTTAATACACCCGCTTCAATCGTATCGGAATGAGTATGTAATTTAATTCCAACATATTGAAtactataaaataataatggactATTTGCAAATGATTCTAAAGTTATTTGTGATTCACTATCAATAACTTTAATTTCACCTGGTaatgtagttgttgttgtatttgtaccaccaccaccaccaccaatagcTGTATCAGCATTACGTAATGAATAACCAAATGAAAggttatcaatttttaaccAAATTGAATCTTTAACAAAGGTTGCTTTAGTTGTACCAACTGCTGTGAATTGGAAATTGTTTACACCTGGTTCAACAAGGAAatcattcaattgaaatactAATTTATCACCGAAACCACTCTTTACAAAACTAACTGcaccattattaaatctaattggtgatattaaattacTCTTTATTCTaacattgattttaattgtttcaaaATATCTATAAACTGTTTCTTTAAATGTAACtttacatttaaataatggtatCATTGGTTgaacaacttttttttaaaaaaaaaaaaaaaaaaaaaaattaataatagtttttttataacaaaattattattaaataaaacctACTATTTAATTCAGGTTTTCGAgaaatttgaataatttcaGATAAATAATGATCTTTTTCAAATCTATTTGTTAATAAACCAGGAGCTAATAAACCAACACAAGTTGTTACATAATCAACTAAATGACCCAACTGCTTTTGACAATAGGATAATCTAGTTTTAACGGCATATTCTATATAGGACCAATGTTCTCTAGAGTAaagatttgaaattgatttgaaaAGATTCTCTGCAAtttgaaattcttttaatttgaaatttaaatttgcaaTTGCAAATGTTAATCTACTAATACTTCTCATTCTATTAGATTGAATATACAATTTCTCAATTTGACCTAACAATTCGAAATAAAGTTGAGTGAATTGTTTCGATGATTGAAGTGAGACTTGTAATGGCTGATAACTAAATGCTGTCATTGAATCAACTTCAATCTTTTTATTCTCTACACTCTTAAATATAACTTCTTCTACATTTTGAAAGAACATTTCACTATTATAATCATCAACTGGTAAATATCCAATAATTATTGCCAATTCTTCTAActggaaaaaaataaaaatatattaatataaaataattaaaaaaaaaaccaataataataataataacaatgaatTATGAATTAACTACTCTTTGAGCTgaactaaataataaatcaccaACTAAAAAATCTAAACTTTCTCTATCTTGTTTTTCAGTTAATCTTTCAGAGAGATCActtgttaaatttaaagaaggTGTACGAATATAATGTTGAGTATTTAAAGCACCTGATAATTGTGCAGATTGTAAATTGTTTAAAGATTGTGAACCTGATAAACCTGCTATAATCGTTGATCCACCTGCACTTAATGAAGCTATACCACTATTACTTGGCATTGGTGTATTTTTACCATTTGCTGCTGTAGTTGCTGATGTCGATGATGGtgtattactactactactaccaaaAGGTCCAAATGcaccaaataattttgaaatggGTGTAGTTGAACTAATTGATTTCACAACTTTTTGTGCACTACCATTTATAgtttgttgctgttgttgttgttgtaattgttgttgaagttgtaattgttgttgctgttgctgttgttgttgttgagcaCCATTTACAATCTTATCGAATGAATCTTGACATGCTTTAATCAATTCCATACTTGTACTGAATATCCATGATTCTTTAAACATTGGTGCAAATGAATTTGgatattgtttaattatcATTGACATTGATGTaataaatgatattgatttcGTTGCTGCTTCAATTGgtttttgtaataaaaataataactatatATACACACACACGCACAATTAGTAAaagaatattaataatattatttattgattttgcTAATTATAACTTACTTTTGATTGTCttgcaaataaataaactttaaaatcaaataaactaattttattttcataaattaactttctataatttttaaaggaAGTATCTAAAATGTTACCATTACAATGAATACTATTTGGTTGTAAAACTTCATCAGTGATTTGATCAAATTGTGACCTATTATTTGGATCACCGAAAAGTACTtccaattcaaaatattGCATTAATGCATCCTCATATAATTGAGCACGTTCATAGATTAATGCTAAACCTTcctttatgaaaaaaaagttttgatAACTCCAACCTGGTGTTGTCCTCTTTGCATCCatttttctaatttcatCTTCATAGGTTGTTAAATATTGTTCTGCTGATGAAATTATACCCtctttcattttaattagaAAATCATCCCATAAATCATCTTGTTGTTTCGTACTTGTTGACAAACCTGttccactactaccaccaccattatcattatctttatctttattattgcCGCTGcttgtattatttgtatcTAAAAATCTTAATTGACAACAACGATCTCGTTTAAcattgaaatcatttttaattctatcgAAAACAGTTCTTGTTAATTTTGAAGTTAATTCGCTAAATCTTTTTGGACCTAATGAAACATAAACTATTAACCACTCTTGTTGACGTTCAGTCATTTGAGTTACccattgttttattttagcACGTACAACATTCTTATAGGTATCAGGATCATCACAATGTACCAAATACAAATAGAGGTATGGTTTCTTGTATAGATTTTGATTATCATAATGTGCCTTTACACGTTCATCATTATATTGTAATATTTCAATTGGCATCTTCTCCACTACTTTTGTATGTCCTGTTTTAGTTTTCCATGATATATTCTTTAACGGTAAATGATTTGGTAATTCTGCTTCAATATATTTCCAAATTGATGATTCATCTtgatctaaaaaaaaaaaaaaaaaaaattaaaaaattaaaaattaaattaatactGAAACTATATTGGGGTGGGTTGAGGGGTaattatatgtatatatccataaatttatataaatattatattttttttaatataacatACATGAAATTGTAATATGTTCAATTATAtcaatatttgtattatttaatgaagatgatgaagaagaatgTTGAAGTGAAAATTGTGTTGGAGTATTTAAAGTAGATGACGATGATAATGGTTGTGTTGatggttttaaattattactactactactattactattactaattgatgatgctgatgatgatgatagtgtTGGAGATGTTACAttgccaccaccaccaccgccTCCACTATCATTAACTGATGCTGTCGATGATGTTGATCCATTTAAATTCATAGAATTTGGTGATACATTAGACATTAtaacctttttattttattttttatgttttttttttatatagtttttttttttttttttttttataaaattttaaaaaatatacattAGAAAATCTAGAAAAATAATTCtacaataaattttttttttttttttttctttttttttttttttttttttttttcttttttttaaaaaattaagtttacacacatatataaaattatttaaatttattagagaaaatgaaaatttaaattctttttttttgtttttttgtgtcaattaaaaaataaaaaataaattaatattcaaatttttaaaaaattaaaaaaaaaaaaaaattaaaaaataaaaaaaaaaagattaaaaaaaaaaattgatattattttttcattgttCAGTCCAAAATtggttttgtttattttttttatttttggtttttttttaaaatttttttttttttttttttttggtgtatataaaactttatttatataattttattttttgttttttttttttttttttttttttagttttatttttagttttttttttttttttttttttttattttttatttgtatggGTTTTTGGaaggaaaaaaattaaaaaaatttgaaaatgatatctttatttaataaatgatcgGGATGATATCTTctgattttattatattaataatattattattattttgactCTATCTGTGACTTGGATTTCTACTATTACtgctactattattattcgttggaaaattatttttattttgttgtgattgtggtGGTCTATTTCCGCCTCCGCCCTGTTGAGGTAAAGTATTTCTATTTTGTGGATAATTATTGTTGCCACCATTAACAAAACTACCACCAGGTGGTTGAACTTGTGGTGGTTGGCCATAAGGTCCTTTATTAAATGGTTGTTGAGTCGAacttgatgttgatgatgatgatggtggtggtggtggtggttgattATAATCTgttctttgttttttaaaattattactattattactaccactaccatttTGATAAGGTGGtggttgattattattattattatgattgtTGTGATGATTTACATTTGCGCCTTGATATTGtgattgttgatgttgattttgtggttgttgttgttgttgttgttgattttgttgttgattttgattttgattctGTTGTCTTAATCTTTTCTTTGTTCTATATTCATGACAAGATGGATATTGAGGTAAATCTTTTGGATTAACTGGCATTGGATCAGTCCAAAAATATTGATGATCTAATGCTTCAGATGCcgtaattcttttttttggatccatacataataatttatctagTAAATCAAATGCTTCTTTTGTAAAAAATGATGGATTTTCactttgtttttaaattaataaataattaaaaaaaaaattttaaaaaaaagataaattagttagtaatgattaaaataaaaagaaataataaattattattattattattattattattattattattattatttgacaATTTACTGTTgataaaaatcttttaaactTAAACTATTATATTCTCTTTTTGGTTTTAAAGCATCCCAAAATGGTAAATCCATTGCTTCTGGCCAATTATTTGCATTTGGTGAACCACAAACTTGATAAATTTTATCTAATTGATCGATTGAATTCCTACCAGGAAAGAGGGTTTTCTTTGATAATAGTTCAGCCATAATGCAACCAACAGACCACATATCAATCTCTGGACCATAATGAAAGGTGCCCAATAAAAGTTCAGGTGGTCTATACCAAAGGGTGATGACACGATTGGTTagaatttgttttttctcACTCGAATTGAATGGTCTTGCAAGACCAAAATCTGCCAACTTCaaaataccattattatcaagtAACAAATTTGACCCTTTAATATCTCTATGTAAAACGTTATTACGATGACAATAATCTAAACCCTCCAACAACTGTTTTAAATAACATTTAATTTGACCTGGtgcaaaatatttaaatgctGGTGAATCCATTAACCCATTTAAATCATGATCCATATATTCAAATACCATATAAACACTACCCTTATGATTATTGGATGCACTTGCTTTAGAAGTTACAACCtcctttaaatttacaacatTTGCatgatttaattcttttaaaattttaatttctctaatTGCTGTAATTggaaacttaaaaaaaaaaattatatttaataaataatataaaattaatattataaattatatatacacacacatatatatatattttttatttatttacttacTCCTTCAACTTCATTATCcataataactttttttaacgCAACAATATCaccatttgatttattttttgctttATAAACTTGACCAAATGTACCTTCACCAATTTGTTCTATTTTTTCATGAGAATCAACACTTCTTGAACCCCAAAcactatcactattattatatcgAATATTATCCATATTTGAAACTGAATTTATTATACCTGTTAACATTGCCGTCGTAATTACTGTTCCATGTATGGTCGGTGCTTTATTTATTGGATTTGGATTTGGGTTTGGATTTGGGTTTGGATTTGGATTTGGGTTTGGGTTTGAATTTATTGTTGAGGATGAAGATGTTGTTGATTCCTCTTTATGAGTTGACCCATTTtgtggtaaattattattattattattattactactactattactattattattaatattattattaatattattattattattaatattattattaatattattattattattattaataatattattaccactactattattattagttgtaGATTCtctgctattattattattattattattattattgttactattattactattattattattattattattatttatattaggtttttcaataatttcttcttttattGTTGTAGATTCTTCTTTTATTGCTtcatgttgttgtttttctaaaatttcttctttttttatattttcggttgtattattttctatgttgttgtttgttgtaGTGtccataataataataataataaaaactctTTCTTCTTAATTTTCTACATACACCATACAAAAactcatataaaaaataaaaaaaaaattaaaaaaaaaaataaaaaaattaaaaaaaaaaaaattaaaaaaattaaaaaaaaaaaataagaaaaaattaaaaaaaaaaaaatgaaaataaaaaaagttccaaagtattcaaataaaataaactttcaaaaaaaaatccttACTTAATtatcccttttttttttttaaaaaaaaacattttattttttttttataatatatttatataaaaaaaaaggactTCCTAAAACTttgtttgatttattttctttagaATATATtcttttgtaaatttgaCCAATTTTTTATCAAGATTATAGAAATAATTGAAAGCAagaaaaaaactaaataaataaaaaaaataaaaaaaagaaataaaaaatgaaaaattaaataaataaataaattaataaataaaaataaataaattttaaaataaaaataaataaaaaaatataataaaataaataaataaaaaaaaagagagagaAGAGATAAAATGtgttaaataatatattatttttttatttattttttaaaagttagtaatacaattttttgacataacaattaattgtttttttttttttattggcgAAGAGAAGAGAAAATGAGGGGACAGGGGGAAGGGGGtgtggttattattataattattattatttactatttttattaaaaaaaaaaaaaaaaccttaaaagaaaaataaaaaaaaaaaaataaagttatttatatgattgattgattgattgattgattgattgattgattgattgattgattgatttttttttttttttttttttatatgtaggagttatgtatatatatatgtgagtgttattttttttttttttttttaacttgtacttgataaattacaaaataaagttgaaggtaaataatttgttacaaaagaaaagaaattttgCATACCACCCCAACTACTAGTATTGGTAGATTCTTTACCAGTGACCATCTCTTTATTCTTATCCAATTGGCTAGAGAGTTGTTTTTCCAATGTTTTAGAATGTTGTCTTTCCtcttgtaataatttttgtaaaCGCTGTAATTCCAATGAactattctttttaaattcttccaATGCTTTCTCTGCCTCTGTAATTAACATTTGTGCTGATTCATTTTGTTCCTCCATTTCTGATGTATGTAATCTAATAATATCTGATTTCTTTAATCTTCTAATACTACCCACATTAAATTGATCCTGTATTAATTGACTTGATGTTAAACCATTACCAcctatattattaaaactattactGCTAATTGTATTATAACctaaattactattactattgctATTACTATTGCTATTTCCTGCTATATTTgtcgatgatgatgatgatgtgttattattattattattattattatttaatggagAATTAACGGTATTGGatgtagtggtagtagttgtagttgttgttgtaataggattatttaaactaaatggtgataataaagCAGCAGCAGTACTTGTTGAAGGAGTTGATGAATAAATTGGTGCTGATGATGgagctgttgttgttgttgtagatttaattgatggtgatgaagtTCTAATATAATttggtgaaaataatgatttaatagaTTGTTCCTTTGATGGTGTTgcatttaatgaaattgataaattaccaCTACTAATTTGATTTGGTAATGGTGGAGTCATTGGTGACATCATTTGAATTGGTTGTGGTCCATCTGaaacttttgaaattaattgtgAAATTGGTGGTGACGATAATAATGTTGGTGAATCAAATGATTGATTATGTGATGGAGAATCAAAAGAACCCTCAGATGGTAATTGATAATCGAATCCACTTAATTGTTTCTTTAAAGAATCTAATTCTGATgaaccatcatcattatcattattatcattatcattattgttattatcataatttattgaattttgtTGTGATAATGGTGGAGTAGTAGTACcctgttgttgtttatttaattcttcaaattcaGATTGTAAAGATTGTGGTGAATTTGTACCACTTGTGTAATAATAtggttgttgatattgtttttcttgtttttcttgtaattgtaattgttgttgttttaaaaacattgagaaattattatttgcatGAATGGTTGAATATTTATCGATTTCGAATTTATCTGATTTTTGTCTACTTAGGACTTGTTTTGCTCTATCAATTGTTGGTTTTATTCTTTTACTTgtgaaattaattgaaccaCCAGCACCACTTGGTGAATTTGTGCCACTACCTCCGCCGCCGCCTTCTTGTAGGGTGTCATCACTGAATGTTACCatcattgataatttattattaatattttgttgtgtttttaataaaagttttaattttttaagttCCAATTCTTTCAATACATTCGATTCCATTGCTTCACGTAATCTATCTTTTTCTTGATCGATACTTTCACGTAACAATTCTTCATTCAAagttaattttgataattgattttttaaattttgattttgtaccattaaatctttattagCGTCTCTCATACCATCGACGAATCTAGCCTCCTTTCTAAGCTTATCAATTTCTTgatcttttttctttaatgtTGAGTCTTGAATTTGTCTAGATTTCTCCAACATTGATAACTCACTTTGATATGACTCAACTTCTTTctctaaaattttatatgaaTCTTGAAGTTGATCAACAATTTGTGTATTCTTTGAATTCCATTgactaatattattagttgatgtattattgatattggtattactattactattagtattattattattattaattttaacattTGGTGGACTTgtattaccactaccacgtgaatttatattaaattgattttcttttttttcattattatatcGCTGTTGTTGTAGATTTTcctcaccatcatcattataaGTTAACTTTGGTGACATTGGATGATTTAAACCACCAAAacttgataaaaataaatttgcaTCAATACAATCATCTTTATCAGTTGGTAAATCATGTAAATGCATTAATAACTTTTGTTTTGGTATTTCTTTAccataatttaattttgtaattAACTGATTAAATTGCTCAAATGTTACCATTGGTTTCGCTGTAAATaatctattaaatttatttgatgatccaccaccaccacttttTGATggactattatttaaatgtgaAAATACCatattactaccaccaccaccgcTGTTTggtgaatcattattatttagtgaattattaccaccagAAATTAATGGTGATAAAAATTTTGGTGTGATATTATACTTTTTCAATAAGTCAATTGGTACCTTaaattttggtaattttaatttctcaatTTGTTTCTCACGTAATTTTTTTGGATCTTCACCATCCATATAACTTGCCATAGATtctaaaaatgattgaaGATCAACAAATGTATTATCTTCTTCaatttgtttcttttcatttaatattaaatcttcAAATGATGAATCATCTTCAAAATCACTACCACCTGTATTTTCTTGATCATCACCCTCTTGTTGTTCGTCTTCATTTTCGtcttcgtcatcatcattttttggTTGTTCAGCTCTATGAACAattcttaaaaaatttaataatttaccaattaatgGATTGGTTTCACTTGATTCACCAGTTAATGATTCAATCTCTTGTCTTAATTGTGTTATTGATATAATTCCATTCTCTTCAGTatcaatagttttaaaaaccTGTTccatttgatttataaaatcTCCACCTGGTGATGCtccaatattatttgatgatgatccAATTCCACCAAAACTACCActtaaattttgattcaattgaatttcatccattaattctttttcttcatcatctgatgatgaatttgttgaatacattttattttttttttttttttttttataatcgtAGTTGCCtgataaacttttttttttttattttaataatttaaaaaaaaaaaaaatatggaatgaaatgaaaaaaaaaaaaaaaaaatgaaaaaaaatatatatatttacaaaaGTGATTATTATCACTCTCTAtaagaaattaattgtttattattataaagaaaggaaaaaaaaaaaaaatgttaataattaatttttattgatatttgaatttattataaagaaatgaatgataaagaaattactaataataataataataataataataaattaaaaaaaaaaaaaaaaaaattaaaaaaaaaaacaaaaaaacaaaaatagaaatttgaataataaaataaataataataataataataataataataataaaaaacaacacAAAAAACGCAACACACAAACACACtcacagaaaaaaaaagtagtaAGAGTGGGTGAATGTTTGATATGTATTCTCTCTATGTGAGAAagagtggtggtggtggtggtatgtATGTGTGAATGTGTGtgacaattatttttattattataactacTATCAATATACCTATCATATCacatattaattaaaaaaaacacattATGATGAGATAAAATGagttttggtttatttttttttttttttttttttaatattatttattttttattttactatgTGTGGTAATGTGACATAAATTGCAATtttgaaaacaaaaaaataaaaaaataaaaaaaaaaaatcacatcAAGATATCTAAAAATGGCTAAAAATTTGAGATTGTGtgttggtttttttattttatttaacttCCAAAAATGActaaaaatttgatttgaaaatagattattattgataatattgtattaatttaacaacaatggtgattgtttttaaaatttattactgacctttttttttttattttatatttatgatAATATGTGTttggaaagaaaaaaaataaaaaaaaaaaaaaaaaaaaaaaaaaaaaaaaagaaacaaaaaaaaaaaaaaaaaaattacaacgaggggaaattaaataataaaaaaaaaaaaaatggactttggaaaaaaaaaaaaaaaaaaaaataaaaaaaaaaaaaaaaaattaaaaaaaaatataatttaaataattttaatacaatACCAGCGGGTCGATTAGATTTTATGTTTTGACCAGCAGTACAATAgtgaaataattataatttttatataaaaacaattttttttttttttaaattttatcaacaaaaaaataaaataaaaattaaaattaaataaaataaaaaattacaaccgtttttttttttttttttaaattttttaaaaaatttccaaaaaattcttttttttttttttttatttttaatttttttttttttttttttttttttttttttttaatgattgaacATCTGTAA comes from Dictyostelium discoideum AX4 chromosome 2 chromosome, whole genome shotgun sequence and encodes:
- the trappc10-2 gene encoding trafficking protein particle complex subunit 10, encoding MSNVSPNSMNLNGSTSSTASVNDSGGGGGGGNVTSPTLSSSSASSISNSNSSSSNNLKPSTQPLSSSSTLNTPTQFSLQHSSSSSSLNNTNIDIIEHITISYQDESSIWKYIEAELPNHLPLKNISWKTKTGHTKVVEKMPIEILQYNDERVKAHYDNQNLYKKPYLYLYLVHCDDPDTYKNVVRAKIKQWVTQMTERQQEWLIVYVSLGPKRFSELTSKLTRTVFDRIKNDFNVKRDRCCQLRFLDTNNTSSGNNKDKDNDNGGGSSGTGLSTSTKQQDDLWDDFLIKMKEGIISSAEQYLTTYEDEIRKMDAKRTTPGWSYQNFFFIKEGLALIYERAQLYEDALMQYFELEVLFGDPNNRSQFDQITDEVLQPNSIHCNGNILDTSFKNYRKLIYENKISLFDFKVYLFARQSKLLFLLQKPIEAATKSISFITSMSMIIKQYPNSFAPMFKESWIFSTSMELIKACQDSFDKIVNGAQQQQQQQQQQLQLQQQLQQQQQQQTINGSAQKVVKSISSTTPISKLFGAFGPFGSSSSNTPSSTSATTAANGKNTPMPSNSGIASLSAGGSTIIAGLSGSQSLNNLQSAQLSGALNTQHYIRTPSLNLTSDLSERLTEKQDRESLDFLVGDLLFSSAQRLEELAIIIGYLPVDDYNSEMFFQNVEEVIFKSVENKKIEVDSMTAFSYQPLQVSLQSSKQFTQLYFELLGQIEKLYIQSNRMRSISRLTFAIANLNFKLKEFQIAENLFKSISNLYSREHWSYIEYAVKTRLSYCQKQLGHLVDYVTTCVGLLAPGLLTNRFEKDHYLSEIIQISRKPELNIVQPMIPLFKCKVTFKETVYRYFETIKINVRIKSNLISPIRFNNGAVSFVKSGFGDKLVFQLNDFLVEPGVNNFQFTAVGTTKATFVKDSIWLKIDNLSFGYSLRNADTAIGGGGGGTNTTTTTLPGEIKVIDSESQITLESFANSPLLFYSIQYVGIKLHTHSDTIEAGVLTFTSPTGATIIPTSSVIIIQSDDKTCETSSRTINLINDKLPLSQIGYNQTLEFYLPLMAVNTDTCTHQIRIELQHQKQTKEKFSSSLVSSILFINPLTIDESVINVNNRLFLKTIIQCNSPNMIQFNSYSLEGCDSEYQSPEQQQLQQQLQQQQQLSLSSSSSSISSISSKSSQQPNLYYLVKDHNHSLAPNLNLYPGQLVSLIFEIKKYENESLSSSTSPSSATDSSNSNGNNNNNNNNNNHSKNDLKLKIKYTSKMPQQDLDRPLIRECKSLWRDQNEFSWPIKIELPTYLYQIDLSIQSRAYVGTIVLFEIEITNLKQQQQQQKESNNDNGNEKQQKQQQLQYHIVADSQIWMISGKSKHTFSFNSDTVGEKLKFSCGLIPISSGSLPIPKVTLVGINNSNISYPKTKNEKIFVYPSPQIYSCHQLQDNNNNNNNSINSQTSTNKT
- the cdk9-2 gene encoding CDK family protein kinase produces the protein MDTTTNNNIENNTTENIKKEEILEKQQHEAIKEESTTIKEEIIEKPNINNNNNNNNSNNSNNNNNNNNNNSRESTTNNNSSGNNIINNNNNNINNNINNNNNINNNINNNSNSSSNNNNNNNLPQNGSTHKEESTTSSSSTINSNPNPNPNPNPNPNPNPNPINKAPTIHGTVITTAMLTGIINSVSNMDNIRYNNSDSVWGSRSVDSHEKIEQIGEGTFGQVYKAKNKSNGDIVALKKVIMDNEVEGFPITAIREIKILKELNHANVVNLKEVVTSKASASNNHKGSVYMVFEYMDHDLNGLMDSPAFKYFAPGQIKCYLKQLLEGLDYCHRNNVLHRDIKGSNLLLDNNGILKLADFGLARPFNSSEKKQILTNRVITLWYRPPELLLGTFHYGPEIDMWSVGCIMAELLSKKTLFPGRNSIDQLDKIYQVCGSPNANNWPEAMDLPFWDALKPKREYNSLSLKDFYQHENPSFFTKEAFDLLDKLLCMDPKKRITASEALDHQYFWTDPMPVNPKDLPQYPSCHEYRTKKRLRQQNQNQNQQQNQQQQQQQPQNQHQQSQYQGANVNHHNNHNNNNNQPPPYQNGSGSNNSNNFKKQRTDYNQPPPPPPSSSSTSSSTQQPFNKGPYGQPPQVQPPGGSFVNGGNNNYPQNRNTLPQQGGGGNRPPQSQQNKNNFPTNNNSSSNSRNPSHR